Below is a genomic region from Delftia tsuruhatensis.
GGTCGAACTTGATGTAGTCGGCCAGCGGCAGCCAGGCCGCATAGGCAGACTCCAGCACCGTGTGGTTGAAGGCCAGGTGAAAGCCGCGTGCACGCAGGTTGCTGAGAATGGGCAGGCGGGCCTGCACCTCCTGCTGGGCAGCCAGGCCCAGCGGGGGGATCTCCAGCACCACCTTGTCGGGATTGAGCAATTCCAGGTGCCCTCCGGCCAGGCTCTCATGCGTGCAATTGACGAACATCAATTTGGTGCCGACCAGATCTTCCTCGCCCGCATGGGAGAGGGCGGTGAATACCAGGGAGACGTCCGAGGCCGCCGTGTGGTCCGGATAGGCGCGCGAGCGATTGAACAGCTCATAGCCGATGATCTGCTGCATTCCGTTGACGATGGCCTGGCGTGCAATCATTCCACGGTCCGTGGGACCAGGGGCGGACACGGGGACATCGTTCAAGGGATGGACTGGCAGTTCGGTCATGGAGTGCAGGGTCGAGGGGACACGGGGGAAAGCAGTTCTGATTGTAGGAATGTTCTGAATAAATAGGCTGATTGGCAGTGTCGGCTGGGAAAAGTCTGATTACAAACTCGGACTCGTCCTAGTTTGTAAACCTTTGTATGAGACGCCGTGCTCCGTCGGTCGGCCTCTCCGATGGTCAGACCTGCTGGAGCCAAGCCAGCTCGGTATCGCTGAAGCCCGCGGCGCGCCGGGCCCGTTCGTTGAAGGGCGGCTTCAGGCGCGGCGCCTCGTAGCGCTGCGTCAGCAGCAGGTAGTGGGACTCGGGCTCCAGTCCTTCGCGTTCGCACAGCCAGCGGTACCAGTGGTTGCCTATGGCCACGTGGCCCACTTCCTCGCGCAGGATGATGTCCAGGATATCCACGGCCGCCAGCGCGTCCGGCGCGCCGGTGTTGCGCAGCTTGTGCTGGATCTGGGGGGTGGCGTCCAGGCCGCGCGCCTCCAGCGTGCGTGGCACCAGGGCCATGCGCGCCACCACGTCATGGGCGGTTTTCTCGCACATGGTCCAGAGGCCCTGGTGGGCCGGGAAGTCGCCGTAGTCATGGCCCAGGTGC
It encodes:
- a CDS encoding ferritin-like domain-containing protein, yielding MELRYRALEVLCLPDPEEKAAATLDMYARQALYSIAAQAPALPCPAPDLPGRPQRPELRHHTAVARRSPATPEGRAVLIHAIAHIEFNAINLALDAVWRFDGMPEQYYRDWLLVAAEEARHFRLLRTHLREHLGHDYGDFPAHQGLWTMCEKTAHDVVARMALVPRTLEARGLDATPQIQHKLRNTGAPDALAAVDILDIILREEVGHVAIGNHWYRWLCEREGLEPESHYLLLTQRYEAPRLKPPFNERARRAAGFSDTELAWLQQV